CGTCGGGCGATCCGGACGACACCGGGAGCCCACGATGAGCGGCGATCGGCGCCCCCCGCGCGAGATCGACCTCGCCCGCGTTCGGACCGTGCCCATCGCCGTGAGGCCCAACAAGGTGCGCGCGGAGGAATTCGCCAAGGCCCCGGGCGAGGACCGCTCGTTCGGCGCGTTCATCACGGCACTTCCCGACGTACTCAAGGCGCAGGACTTCCGGCGGGTCGTGGACGCAGTCGTCCGCGCCGCGAAGCGCAAGCGCGCGGTCATCGTCATGCTCGGTGGCCATGTCGTGAAGACCGGCATCGGCCCCGTCCTCGTCGACCTCATGAAGCGCGGTGTCATCACCCACCTCGCGATGAACGGGTCGGCCGCCATCCACGATTACGAGATCGCCCGTTTCGGCGGGACCTCCGAGGATGTGGCCGCCGGACTGAAGGACGGGTCGTTCGGCATGGCCGAGGAGACGGGGCGCGGACTGAATGAGGCGTTCATCGCCGGCCAGACGCACGGCTGGGGCATGGGCGAATCGGTCGCGCGCGCACTCGAAGGGACACCCCAGCTCGCGCATCCCGAGCACTCGATCATCCTCGCCGCGCACCGGCATTGGCTGCCGGTGACCGTACACGCCGCGCTCGGCGCCGAGATCATCCATCAGCACCCGGCCGCCAGCGGCGCCGCGATCGGTGATACCAGCCATCGCGACTTCCGTCGCCTCGCCGCGAGCTGCGAGGAGCTGCATCAGGGCGGCGTCGTCCTCAACCTCGGCAGCGCGGTGATCATGCCCGAGGTCTTCCTGAAGGCGCTCACCGTCGCGCGCAACGTGAACGGCGGGAAGCCGACCGACTTCACCACGGCCGATTTCGACATGCAGCGCCACTATCGTCCGAGCGAGAACGTCGTGCGTCGGCCGGTGCTCGCGGGCGGCGAGGGCTTCCAGATCACGGGGCACCACGAACTCATGATCCCGCTTCTGGGCTGGGCGGTGGCTGATGCGCTCGACCATCGCTGACCCGATCGGGTGATCGGGGTCACGGCGCGGCGGGCATCGGTGGGCGAGGTTGCGGCATGCGACACGAGCGCGCGCCGATGGATCGACCGGATGCGTGGCCGGGGACCCGCGCCGGCACGAGGGCGATCCGTGCGGCTCACGGCCGAGTGATCGTGCCGCTCGTGCTCGTGCTCTCCCTTCTGGCCGCCTGCAGCGGTGAGGCGCCATCGGAGGCACGGACGGACGGCGACTGCGTCCCCGTAAGCACGACGACGCCGCGGGTCGACGCGCCGCCCGACACCGCCAGGATCGGGCCTGTTCTTCCCCGTCCCGTCCCGCCGTGCGTCATCCGGCGCGACTAGGGCGTGCGCCCCCCACCCGAGGCGGACGCGGGGGAAGCCGGTCGAATAGAGCACAGAAGGGCGGGGCCATGATGGCCCCGCCCTTCTGTCGTGCTCCAGCCGCTGCGATACGGGTGTCAGCTCCCGTTTCCGCCGAACTTGTCGCGGAGGTCCTTCGCCGTCTCTGGCGCGAACAGCCGCAGCATGAAGTAGACAAGGAGGCCGAGGAAGAAGATCGGGATGGCCTTCCACAGGAGCCAGAAGAAGACCGCGAACACCCCGCCCAGGATCCCGAAGGCGAGCTTCAGGAGGAAGAGGCCGGCCAGGGCGAGAAGGCCGATCATGAAGATGGTCTGGAGCATGGCGTCGATCCTGTGAAGAGGAGTTGTGAGAGCGTACGCGCGAGCGCGGCTGCAGGTTTCGGGGCCCCGGCGGGCGCGTCGTCCGGCGCGTCGCGACCACCCCGGGTGGGTGACCATTGCTAACTTTCACAACATTGTATTGACGGTTACCGCAACTGGTCATTTCTCGACCCCGTCGGTATCCTCCACATCCGCCACACCCGCTCCCCTCCCCCAACCGGGCACGGATCAGAGATGGCCGAGCACCTCTATCAGATCATGGGTCGGCACCGCGCCGAGCCGCTCCCGGAGCGCAAGCCGTCCTGGCTCAAGGTCAAGGCGCCGGGCGGGAAGAACTACCTGCATCTCAAGAACATGATGCGGGACCTCGACCTGCACACGGTCTGCGAAGAGGCCCACTGCCCGAACGTCGGCGAGTGCTGGGAGCACGGCACCGCGACCTTCATGATCCTCGGCGATGTCTGCACCCGCAACTGCGCGTATTGCGCCGTCGCGCACGGCCGGCCGCCCAAGTTCGACCCGGCGGAGCCGAGCCGGGTGGCCGAAGCGGCCCTCAAGATGAACCTCCGCCACCTCGTGATCACGAGCGTCGATCGCGATGACCTCCCCGACTTCGGCGCCTGGGCGTTCGCCGAGACCATCCGGCAGGTGCACGAGGCGGTCCCGGGCTGCTCGGTCGAGGTGCTCGTGCCCGACTTCCAGGGGAACGAGGACGCGATCCGCTCGGTCCTCGAGGCGCGTCCCGAGATCTACAACCACAACACCGAGACCGTGCCGCGCCTCTACAAGAAGGCGCGGCCCGGCGGCCGCTACGAGCGCGTGCTCGAGATCTTCCGCCTCAGCAAGCGCCTCGCCCCCGACATCCCGACCAAGACGGGCATCATCCTCGGGATGGGGGAGACCAACGAGGAGGTCCTCCAGACCATGCGCGAGCTGCGCGCGGTCGACGTCGACATCCTCACGCTCGGCCAGTACCTCCGCCCGTCGAACGACCACATCGCGCTCGACCGCTACGTCACGCCGCAGGAGTTCCGGATGTTCTACGAACAGGGCATGACGATGGGCTTCAAGCACGTCGAGTCGGCGCCGCTGGTCCGGTCGAGCTACCACGCCTGGGAGCAGGTGCAGGCCGCGGGAGTCGCCGTCGAAGGTTGAAGGATGGAGGGTGAAGGAGACCCCGCATCCCGCACCACGACCGCATCCCGCCCCCGCAGCGAGCCCTTTCATCATTCATCCTTCAGCCTTCATCCCCTGATGGCCGCCAAGAAGAAGACGGACAGCAAAGGCCTGCCCGGCGACGCGACCCTGCGCCGCGAGCTGCTGCACTCGATGCTCCTCCAGCGCCGCTTCGAGGAGAAGGTCGGCGAGGCCTACGCGCTCGGGAAGATCGGCGGGTTCTGCCACCTCTACATCGGGCAGGAGGCCGTCTCCACCGGCGTGCTCTCCATGCTCCGCCCCGACGACTACGTCATCACCACCTACCGTGACCACGGCCAGGCGCTCGCGCGCGGCATGACGCCCCGGTCGATCATGGCCGAGCTCTTCGGTCGCATCGATGGCTGCTCGCGCGGCAAGGGTGGCTCGATGCACCTGTTCGACCGCAACCTGAACTTCCTCGGCGGCCACGGCATCGTCGGCGGGCACGTGCCGATCGCGGCCGGCGTGGGCTTCGCCATCAAGTACCGTGGCGGCGACCAGGTCATCGCCTGCTTCATGGGCGAATCGGTCGTGAACACGGGGGCGTTCCACGAGGCGCTCAACATGGCCGCGCTCTGGAAGCTCCCCTGCCTGTTCATCATCGAGAACAACAAGTACGGGATGGGCACCGCCGTCGAGCGCGCCGCGGCGATCAAGGACCTCTCGCGCCGTTCCGACGCGTACGACGGCATGCATGGCGAGTACGTCGACGGCCAGGACGTCTTCGCCGTGCGCGAGGGGATGGAGCGCGCGCTCGAGATCGCGCGGCGCGAGTCGAAGCCCGTCCTCCTCGAGATCCGCACCTACCGCTACATGGGCCACTCGATGTCCGATGCGGTCTCGGGCACCTATCGCACCAAGGCCGAGCTCGACGAGTACCTCAAGCGCGATCCGATCAACCTGCTCAAGGCGCGCATGATGGAGGCGGGCGACCTCACCGACGCCGACGTCGCCGCCATGGAGCAGGAGGTCAAGGCGACCTGCCAGGACGCCTGGGACTTCGCCGACGCGAGCCCCGAACCCCCGCTCGAGGCGCTCTACGAAGACGTCCTCGTCGACACCACGAGCTGAGCGAAGGCACACATACCATGGCCATCATCACGTACCGCGAAGCGCTCAACCAGGCCCTCCGCGAAGAGATGTCCCGCGACGACCGCGTCTTCCTCATGGGCGAGGAGGTCGCCGTCTACAATGGGGCCTACAAGGTCTCGAAGGGCCTGCTCGAGGAGTTCGGCGAGATGCGCGTCGTCGACACGCCGATCACCGAACTCGGCTTCGCCGGCGTCGGCGTCGGCGCGGCGATGGTCGGGCTGCGCCCGATCATCGAGTTCATGACCTGGAACTTCGCCCTCCTCGCGATCGACCAGGTCGTGAACGCGGCCGCGAAGATGCTCTACATGTCCGGCGGCCAGTACCCCATGCCGATGGTCTTCCGCGGACCCAACGGCGCCGCCCTCCAGCTCTCCGCGCAGCACTCGCAGGCCTTCGAGTCCTGGCTCGCCCACATCCCGGGCCTCAAGGTCGTCACCCCGGGCACGCCGTACGACGCGAAGGGCCTCCTCAAGGCGGCCATCCGCGACGACAACCCGGTGATCATGCTCGAGGGCGAGATGCTCTACAACACCAAGGGCGAGGTCCCCGAGCACGACTACATCGTGCCCATCGGCAAGGCCGACCTCAAGCGCGAGGGCGACCACTGCTCGATCATCACGAACGGCAAGATGGTGCTCGTCGCGATGAACGCCGCCGACCAGCTCGCGAAGGAAGGGATCCGCGTCGACGTCGTCGACCTCCGGACCGTCCGCCCGATGGACGTCGAGGCCATCACGACCTCGGTGCGGAAGACCAACCGCGCCGTGGTCCTCGAGGAAGGCTGGGAGCTCGCCGGC
This window of the Gemmatimonadota bacterium genome carries:
- the lipA gene encoding lipoyl synthase, whose product is MGRHRAEPLPERKPSWLKVKAPGGKNYLHLKNMMRDLDLHTVCEEAHCPNVGECWEHGTATFMILGDVCTRNCAYCAVAHGRPPKFDPAEPSRVAEAALKMNLRHLVITSVDRDDLPDFGAWAFAETIRQVHEAVPGCSVEVLVPDFQGNEDAIRSVLEARPEIYNHNTETVPRLYKKARPGGRYERVLEIFRLSKRLAPDIPTKTGIILGMGETNEEVLQTMRELRAVDVDILTLGQYLRPSNDHIALDRYVTPQEFRMFYEQGMTMGFKHVESAPLVRSSYHAWEQVQAAGVAVEG
- the pdhA gene encoding pyruvate dehydrogenase (acetyl-transferring) E1 component subunit alpha produces the protein MAAKKKTDSKGLPGDATLRRELLHSMLLQRRFEEKVGEAYALGKIGGFCHLYIGQEAVSTGVLSMLRPDDYVITTYRDHGQALARGMTPRSIMAELFGRIDGCSRGKGGSMHLFDRNLNFLGGHGIVGGHVPIAAGVGFAIKYRGGDQVIACFMGESVVNTGAFHEALNMAALWKLPCLFIIENNKYGMGTAVERAAAIKDLSRRSDAYDGMHGEYVDGQDVFAVREGMERALEIARRESKPVLLEIRTYRYMGHSMSDAVSGTYRTKAELDEYLKRDPINLLKARMMEAGDLTDADVAAMEQEVKATCQDAWDFADASPEPPLEALYEDVLVDTTS
- a CDS encoding pyruvate dehydrogenase complex E1 component subunit beta, yielding MAIITYREALNQALREEMSRDDRVFLMGEEVAVYNGAYKVSKGLLEEFGEMRVVDTPITELGFAGVGVGAAMVGLRPIIEFMTWNFALLAIDQVVNAAAKMLYMSGGQYPMPMVFRGPNGAALQLSAQHSQAFESWLAHIPGLKVVTPGTPYDAKGLLKAAIRDDNPVIMLEGEMLYNTKGEVPEHDYIVPIGKADLKREGDHCSIITNGKMVLVAMNAADQLAKEGIRVDVVDLRTVRPMDVEAITTSVRKTNRAVVLEEGWELAGIGAQVVDYVQRECFDDLDAPVIRVHQADVPMPYAKAIEKAAKPDLAKTIAAVKKVMYLN